The region TGTTGTAGCTATCTTTAACCTTAAATAGCCCCGATAAAAGCTGAGGATTCGCAATCCCAAAACCTAAGCGTAATCCTGCTAATGAGTAACCCTTTGACAAAGTGCGTAACACAATCACATTGTCAAACTCTTGCACCAATGGCAAAGCCGAGTATTCCGCAAAATCGACATAGGCTTCATCGATCGCTAAAACACCAGAAACTTGTTGTGCCAATTTGCGTAAATCATCTAGAGGTACGATATGTCCCGATGGACTATTGGGTGAAGCAATAAAGGTCACTGCACCATTTGCTTTTACGAGTTCATCAATTGGCAATTCAAAATTTTCACCATAGGACACTTCTACTATTTCCGCAGGCTGCATCGCTGACAAAGTGCGATAAAGCACATAGGTCGGCATGGGATAGACAACTTTGCGATCGCGACCTTCCGCACAAGCCCGAATCAAAATATTTAAAACATCATCACTACCATTGCCGACAATTACCCAATCCTTAGGTACACCTAGTACATCACTTACGGCTTGGCAAAATTCATGAGCAAAGGGATCTGGATAGCGCCGCAGTGAATCACCATCAATATTTTGTAAAGCAGCGATCGCCATTGGCGAAGGCGGATAGGCATTCTCGTTGGTATTTAGCTTGATGACTTTGATGCCAGACTTTGGCTGCTCACCTGGAACATAACCAGTCATAGCATCAACTGCGGGGCGGAAATAGCTCATGGGGTGAAGTAAAAAGTAAAAAGTAAAAATTTAGGTCAGGCTTTTTATTGTATCGCGATCGCCATAGTGCTTATACTGCTTTGCGACTAATAAAGGGACGCTTCACGTCTCTTTACTATTAGGTTTTATCTCGAAATACAGGCAAAACTTCATTACAAAAAGCCTCAGTCGCCTTAGAGCGATAACGATTAGGATTACGAATTTGCAATAGCATCCGCTTGATCACCACTCCATCAATACGGACTTGCTGCAAAGCCCCCATTTGCAATTCTTTTTCGATCGCTGTTATCGACAAAAATGCTGCCCCCAATCCCGCCTGCACTGCATTTTTGATCGCCTCAATCGAATTTAGCTCCATTGAGATCGCCAACTGACGCGGATCAACGCCACTATCAAGAAGTACGCGATCGATTGCTTTACGGATCGTTGATTGTGAATCAAGAGTAATAAATTGCAATTTATACAACTCCTCAATCGGTAAAGCTCCCACCTGAGCTAGGGGATGGGACGTTGGTAGAATTAGCGCTAGTTCATCTTCGGCATAGGGTGTAATCTCTAAAGAGTCCAGTAAATCCGCAGGAATTTCTCCACCAATAATCGCCAAGTCTACCTGTCCATTAGCAACACTCCATGCAGTTCGCCTTGTAGAATGAACATGGAGTTGAACTGAGACTTCAGGATATTTCTTGCGAAATAAGCCGATCATTTGGGGCATTAGGTAGGTTCCTGTCGTTTGACTAGCACCTATAATTAGAGTCCCACCATTTAAATTTTGCAAATCATCAATGGCGCGACAAGTTTCTTGGCAAAGGCTTAAAATGCGATCGCCATAGGAAAGTAATAACTGCCCTGCCTCGGTCAACTGTGCTCTTCTGCCTCCGCGATCGAACAAAGGAACGTCTAGTTGTCGCTCTAGATGTTGGACTTGCAAACTAACAGCGGGTTGAGACACATATAGACTATCGGCGGCGCGTTTAAAGCTACCTTCAGCAGCGATCGCCTTAAGAATGCGTAATTGGTCTAGGGTGAACGGTATGTCGATCATAGAAGCAGCGTGAGAAAATATGAGTCGGGAGGTTATTCAAGATTTTTTGAATTTAGCAGGAGTTGTGGGGGTTTCCCTCACAAACCGCCGTATGCGTCCTTATTTCTACGGACTTGATGCCGTATTAGATAGGACAAAGCAAGCATTAGGTCAGGGAGTACTGCAAGTTATTGAGCATGTACCAGAAGGGTTTGAATCTTTTGAGTTTTGCTTTGCAGGTCATGCTGTTTATATTTACAAGTTGACACATGGATTAGTACTACTAGTACTTACCGATAGCGACCTGAAGCTGATTGACTACAGTCGGGGCATTACCAAAATCAAGCATCTGCTCGAAACAGATACATACAACACAGTCGCACACTTTAAGCTCTTATTAGGCCCGACAACTCAGCCTTCCTTGCCAAGTTCCAATTGGAATGCAAGTATGCCCAATGCCAATGCTCAAGCAAGGGTTCAAAATGAAGCAGCTAAACAGATATTGATTAATCCTATTGCTGACCCAACTCCAGATACTCTCTCTGCCACCACATCTGCTGGTGCAAAAGAGAGAAGTCGCACTGAGAGACAACCAAACTCCTCGAATATAAGAGCAAGTACGACGGCAAGTAATGCAAACATAAGAGCTAGTACAACTGCACATAATGCAAATGTACAGACTCAGTCAAACATAAATAAGCCTCCTACATCTGCCATATCTTCTACATCAGCACCTACGGCTAAGGCTGTAGCTAACAATAACTCTACACAAATTACTGAAAGTCCTACTAAGCTAGTATCAGCGAAAAATGACCCGCAAGAGTATAAGTTAGATGAACTTGTAATAGCTTTAAATAAACTGAGCCACTTTACGACCCAATATCTGGGGAAGGTCGTAGTCACAAACTATTGGAAATCTAGTCGCCCCGCTTTATCTTGGTTAGATGAGTTTGAGATCGATCGCAGTGGGCAAATATCACATCCAAAACAAGCGACACTCTGCTGCGATCCAGCACAAATTCAGCAAATTCAATCATGGGTAGCTGCTTATATAAAACGTTGTAAACAAGTAATACGTAATTTCGATCAAATGCTAGAAAAAGACTGTCTTGATAGTCGTCAAAGGCAAATATTACTCTAAAGTTCGAGCATTAAATAACTTGTGTAATTCAAAAAACTAAACTATTGTGATCGCCTTCGCCCGCCACAATAGTTTAGTTTTTTATTTAAGTTGAGATCTTAATCAAGATACAACGTGAAGCATTTCATTTTTTTAGAGTAGGCAATTTGGCGGGAAATACCCTATGAACATACCTTAAATGAGCTAAACTAATCTTTAATATTAAGGGGAACAATTGTAGAGGCAAGCTAATAATGGCTAAGCGTGTAAGAATTGAGCCTATCGCCCAAGTAGCAGATATTGCAACAAATGGTGCATTACTGTCTGGCTTAATGGGAGACGAACTAAGTATTTTAAAAGAATGTGGTGGTCGCGGCATGTGTGCGACCTGTCACGTTTATATTCAAGACGGTATGTCTTCGCTTAGCCCAATGGGTAAACGAGAGCAGCGCACTTTAGAAGTTATCACTACGTGCAAACCCAACTCTAGACTTGCTTGTCAAGCCAAAGTGATGGGTGAGGGAATTGTAGTTGAACTGCCAGTCGGTATGTATGTTCAATCAATTCAAGACATCGAAGCTTTAATTGGAAGACGTTGTGAGAAACCATTACTTAGCCCGATTACTGGTCAGACATTAGTCGAAGTTGGTCAATTAATTACGCGATCGGTTGTTCGTCAACTAGAAAACACCAATTTCAGTGTGGGAGAACAATTAGCAAATACGAAAAGAGTCGATATTTTTGAGTAAAAATAATCAGATTAATATCTGAGCCAAAATCAGTTTTTATCGACATATTCTGCTTACTATCATTTTCTTATTCTCAAGACTAGCTTTGTATTAAATAATTTTTTGGATAGGAGTATTTACTTATGACTGTTGCTGTAGATCGTCCAAATAGCGCAACCAGAGCGAAAAGAAAAAACAATCACTATAGTCTGCAAGATTTTTTGCAGCCCGATCTTGAGAAAGGCATCATCGAAGACTGGAATGGCTCAAGAAATATTCTTACCAGTGAAGATTTCATTATTGGGCTACAAGAAGGATTAGAAGATGAAGTTGGAGAAGCTTCGGCTGCCGTCATGTATTCGATTGGATGTGAATGGGGGCAGCAAGATGCATTATTTTTCACAAAATGGTTTGAACGCGATTTTGGGCGCAGTATCCGTCAGACTAATCTACCTTTCTTGCTAGAAACTTGGTGGTGGCCTTTTACCTCACAGGGTTGGGGGCGTTGGCAGGTAGATATGAGCGATCGCAAACAAGGATTTATGTTTATTAGTGTTTTTGACTCTGCTGTAGCTCGTAGCCTTGGCGATGTTGGCAAACCAGTTTGTCACTTATATGCAGGCTTGTTCTCAGGATTCTTTACGCATCTAGTGAATAAAGAGCTGGAATGTATTGAAATTCAGTGCTATTCAATGGGTGAAAACTATTGTAAATTCTTGCTCGGTGGCAAAAATCGCATTGATGCAGCTTCGTTCTGGCTCAATGAAGGAGCGACGACTCGTGACATCGAAGGTCGTTTGCGAAATGGAGAATTTCTAAAATGAGCAGCTCAGACTGGCGTTTACAGCCATTACGCAGTTTTTGGCAAAGTGTAAATTGGGAAAATCGCGCGATCGCCCCAATAACAAGCAACAACGGTAAAGGATCTCCGCCATTAAGCTTGTTAATGTCGGTAAGGGAATATTTTCGGGCAATTTCTTGGACAGGGATTCCGGAAATTGCTGCCACCTCAGCTGAGCCTAAGCCGAGTATTAACTCTATTGACGCAAGTAATGAAACTCTTGAAGATTTTCTTGATGATATTTCTCAATTCTTCTAAGTATAGTAAGCGCGTCACTCTGTGCCCATCTTACTAAAACCATTAACTCTCGTGACATAAGAACTATGATACCGAAGATTCAAGAACTAATTAACCAAGCGCAAGATCGATATCTTGTCTCAGATGAACTAGGACTAATGGAAGGTTACATTAGTTCATTGCCTGATCGCTTAAAGCTATATAAACTAATCCGCGATCGCGAAATTGATATTTTGCAGTCAGTAGCGGATCAAGTCCCAGCAGAATTGCCTAATGTAACTGACGAAGACTTGGAGTCGGGTATTAAAAATTTGATCCTTGTTTTGCGCTATAGCTCTATGGCAATGCTACTCAATGATGAAAATTTTTTAAAGCAAAGATTGCTCAATTGGCTAGAAGGAATCATGTCCATGCGCGATATGCGTCGCCTCAATGAAATCCTCTACAAATTGCTTAATCAAGGACTAAAGAAACAGCTTAGCTCTACGCAACTTGCCCTGATCCAGCCTTTGATTACTGCCGCCCAAGTCACGCTAATCTACTAGAGACAAACCACTATGATTTCTGTCGCTGATCTTATCAAGGAAAATCGCATCCCTTCTAACTTCTTTGACTACAACGCTTATGTCAAAGGTGATCTAGAAATTGGGCTACTAGAAAATCGACGAGGCGATCGCCTTATTGCAGTTCCTGACACATTAATATCGTCACTTTATGCAGGTTTGGCAAAAGAAACAGGTCAAGCTTCGAGATTGGTTTTGTTTAACTGCGGCAAGTGGTGGGGAAAAAACTTTTATACGCGCTTTACTGAGTCTCTTGAGGAATATTACTCACAATCACTTGCTGAGATGGATATGATTACCTTCATTCAAAGCTTGAAAGAATGTTGGATAACTCACGGCTGGGGCAAATTTGAGTTCGATCCTCAATATCAATCTCAAGGATTTATTTTGGTTAAAACTTATAACTCTCCCTATGTTCGGGCGATCGCTGGCAATACTTTGCCAACAGGCTATTTAGAGTCTGGTATTCTTACGTCTTTCTTCACAAGACTAACAGGTCGTGAATTATTGGCAGTACAGACAAGCTGTGAATCTCTAGGTGCTAGTTGTAATATTTACATTATCGGCTTACCTGAAAGGCTGCAAATCGTTGATTCATTTCTTGCAGAAGGTTTGCCACACGAGACAATTTTGCAACGAGTGCTTAAATAAAAAAGAGACTCGCTTTGCGAGTCTCTTTTTTATTTTTTAGTATTTGTTTTTGCAGTTTCTTGATTAGCTTTGACTAGTTGCTGCTGTGATTTCCACGCGCCCCTTAAATGTCCAAAGTTGGTTTTAAACTCTTCCCATCCCCACCAGCTACCTATACGACCTTCATCCCAAGATGCAGAGATAGCTCCGTAGCTGAGCCCGATAACTCCTATACCTAGAAACAACATACTCAATAAAACAACTGCTGAAGTTGGCAAATCGACTATATGTTTGCTTACAAGAAAATAGCTAACAATAAATGTTGTTAAACCCAAGCCTGTAGGAATACCACAGAATAAAGCGGCACGTCTCACAATACGACGATTGACCTCTTCAGGTATGCCTAGAGAATCATTGCGCTTTGTATTTGAGTTGGTATTGATAGTACTTTTCGGGGTAGTTTTGGTCGCATTGACAGGAGCAGAAGGTGCCTTTTTGGATTCCTTAGACTCTTTTGACTTTTTACTGCGATTATTCGGCTCGAAGGGAATACGTTCTGAGGTTGGTTTACTCACTTTTGCTCCTTGCTTTGGCTTCTTGTTCTTACACTTTTTAAATAGCTAGGCAAAATTAAATATAAAACTCCAAAATCTTTACCGCCCGCTATGCGGGCGGTAAAGATTTTGACTCTAGTTTTTTAATTTTGCCTAGTCACTTATAGTGTGAAGCGATCGCACCTAAACTTTTAAGCCTAGCCTCTTACGCCGAGACTTTGGATCAGCTGTTTGTAATGAGCGCGATCTTGGTTGCGAACGTAGGCAAGTAAGCGCTTACGTTGACCAATGATTTTCAACAAACTACGACGAGATGAAAAATCTTTAGGGTGTAACTTCAGATGAGTAGTCAACTGGGTGACACGCTCAGTTAATAATGCAACTTGAACATCTGAAGAGCCAGTGTCTGTGGGGTGCTTTTGATATTCGGAAAAGATTTCGAGCTTGCGTTCTTGCAACAGTGCCATGATAAAAACTTTAAACGTGTTTTGAGGTGTACGTGACATAAACTCGACACTAAATGCGAAATTCAATGAACTTAGGCATTACGGTGCGAGCTTCCCAACCTCACGATTGGGCATTCCTAGTTACTCCCAGTTTTGGGATTTTGCCACTTATCCAGAGAAATATATTTACTTACTCTTGGACAGTTCGACTGCATAGGCGGTTTCCGATTCTCAGTAGTCTCTGAGTACATTGGTATGGCGATCGCCATATTTTCTGAAGGCGTTAGCTTTTAGACAGACTAGCTTAACATGCCGACCGCATGTTTTTGTACACAAACAAAAAATAAGAGCAATGCTCATGAAACCAAAAATAAGAGTGGCGGTGCAAAGCAGCGCCACTCTTATTTACAAGAAATAAGGCGACACATTACGTCGCTTTATTTCTTAATGGGCTGAGCCATTACCATGATATTTATCGGTGTCGTAGAAACCATTACGAGTACCGAAAAACAAACAGCTAACGGTAAACAAAATGGTCAAAATCGGCAGAATTACTTTGAGATCGAGCATGTTTGGAGATGTTTGGATAAAGTGACACATGTTTTAATATTTTAAACCCAAAAAACATTAAGAAGTTATCCTGCATTGGCTTTCTTAATGTTTACAGCAATTACCTATACCTAAAGTATCGCAATAGCTAATTGAGTTGAGATATAAAAACCAAAAGAGAGTTGCGGCGCGAAGCTCCGCAACTCTCTTTTGGGCTTTTGATTAGATTTAGTTATTACTACCGTCGGTGTTATCTCCGCTATCACTGCTAATAGGACGATAACTTTGCTCAAAGGCATAGCGCACAATCTGTGAACGATTCTCCAGATTCAGCTTAGTCATAATGCTGCTGAGATGAGTTTGGACAGTCCTAGGGCTTATTTGCAGACGTTTGCCAATTTCTTTATTGGTAAAGCCTTGGACAACTTGCCAGAAAACACGCTCTTCGGAAGGAGTAAGTGTAGTACGCGAAACAGGAGCCGTAGGCTGCTGAAATAGACGCATGTGTTCGCTGGCAGGGCGATGAGGTTCGCGTTTATGTGGCGAAAAGAAATCTATATCAGTTTTGCCAATGGTCATGCGATCGCCACTTTTCAACAAAATGGGGAAGGTAATCCTTTGTCCACGCATAAAAGAACCGTTGCGGCTACCAAAATCGACAAGGTAGAAGCTACCAGACTCATTGTTATTGCTGCGATTCTTTGGATCTCCTTTCATAGAAGACTCAAAGCCTTCATTTTTGGACGCTCCCACGATTTGCAATGTGGCGTGGTAGCGTGAAACCCATTTATCAGTCAATACAATTGAGTTGTCATAGCCCCTGCCAATTGTCCAGAAATCTGCGTTTGTAAGTGGAATCATTTGCTGCCCTTCATCTGCATGAACGATCAGATAGGGGTGTGGGTGTAGAAGTGTCACTGAACTATTAGACAACTTTGTTGTGTGCATCTCAATCAATTGCCAATATAACTTATTTATATATTGTGAGACGAGTTTAATAAATATTGAGTTCCTTTTTTGAAGTCATGGCTTTTGCCGACATATTCTGTCACGATGTCTTTTGACATTAGTTTTCTGTTATTAAAATTTGTCGGTGATTGCTATACTCACTCATAAGTCGGTAGACACCAATTAAATATAAAACCTCAAAATCCCCCTCCGCCTCTACTGGTGAGCCATTGATTTTGAATATTGGTTTAAATCAAGCCAAGGTAAGTAGAAACAAAAGTTTTATCAACATAGGATAAGAATATGTGAGAAATGAAACATATGATACTTTTTTCTTGTCATTACAAATCTTAAAAAATCTATGTGTTCTTATTAAAAAATAATGATTTGGATCGCGATCTCCATACAGTTAATACTTAGCTTAGGATTGCTATGGGCTTCATGGCAGGTCTGGATATTGCGCAGTGCGCTCCAATCAACGGTAAAAACTGTAGATGGCTGGACAGAAGCTTGCGAAAAAGGCTTACAGGGATCTACTCCCAGCCTTGAAGTTGCTCGGGGAGGAGTTGGCACGGCGCGAAAGCAATACCAAATATTGCAAAGTCAGTTAGAAAAAATTCGCAAAGTATTGTCTGTACTTGTGCGTGGTGTATCCTTTTTAGGGAGTCGGTGGCAAAAGTCGCGGAAAGGTGCATCGAAGGGTGCGTCAAACTCTCTAACTAATCAACCAAACGGCAAAAATAAAGGGTCGTCAGCGAGCAAGTCGTCAGGGAGCAAGCATAATGTCAAACGGCGCAGGTAAATTTTTCGGTGGATTGATTGTAGGTACTGCAATCGGAGCAGCAGTTGGCGTATTATTTGCGCCGAGATCAGGCAAAGAAACTCGTCAAGTTTTAAAGCGATCGGCTCAAGATTTACCACAGCTAGCCGAAGAGTTAGGTTCTAATGTGCAGTATCAAGCAGATCGATTTACTGAGCAGGCTCAACGGACTATTGACGAAGCGCTAGTCCGTCTCCAAGAGGCGATCGCTACAGGACAAGAAGCTAGTCGCAAG is a window of Pseudanabaena sp. BC1403 DNA encoding:
- the hisC gene encoding histidinol-phosphate transaminase translates to MSYFRPAVDAMTGYVPGEQPKSGIKVIKLNTNENAYPPSPMAIAALQNIDGDSLRRYPDPFAHEFCQAVSDVLGVPKDWVIVGNGSDDVLNILIRACAEGRDRKVVYPMPTYVLYRTLSAMQPAEIVEVSYGENFELPIDELVKANGAVTFIASPNSPSGHIVPLDDLRKLAQQVSGVLAIDEAYVDFAEYSALPLVQEFDNVIVLRTLSKGYSLAGLRLGFGIANPQLLSGLFKVKDSYNIDAAAIAVGTAAMRDQEYKNTNAEKVKTSRTRLTLDLKNLSYNVLESHGNFVLATPPKGNAEEIYLKLKESGILVRYFNQSGLADKLRITVGTDEQNKSLIEQLALIC
- a CDS encoding LysR family transcriptional regulator, which encodes MIDIPFTLDQLRILKAIAAEGSFKRAADSLYVSQPAVSLQVQHLERQLDVPLFDRGGRRAQLTEAGQLLLSYGDRILSLCQETCRAIDDLQNLNGGTLIIGASQTTGTYLMPQMIGLFRKKYPEVSVQLHVHSTRRTAWSVANGQVDLAIIGGEIPADLLDSLEITPYAEDELALILPTSHPLAQVGALPIEELYKLQFITLDSQSTIRKAIDRVLLDSGVDPRQLAISMELNSIEAIKNAVQAGLGAAFLSITAIEKELQMGALQQVRIDGVVIKRMLLQIRNPNRYRSKATEAFCNEVLPVFRDKT
- a CDS encoding 2Fe-2S iron-sulfur cluster-binding protein, giving the protein MAKRVRIEPIAQVADIATNGALLSGLMGDELSILKECGGRGMCATCHVYIQDGMSSLSPMGKREQRTLEVITTCKPNSRLACQAKVMGEGIVVELPVGMYVQSIQDIEALIGRRCEKPLLSPITGQTLVEVGQLITRSVVRQLENTNFSVGEQLANTKRVDIFE
- a CDS encoding V4R domain-containing protein is translated as MTVAVDRPNSATRAKRKNNHYSLQDFLQPDLEKGIIEDWNGSRNILTSEDFIIGLQEGLEDEVGEASAAVMYSIGCEWGQQDALFFTKWFERDFGRSIRQTNLPFLLETWWWPFTSQGWGRWQVDMSDRKQGFMFISVFDSAVARSLGDVGKPVCHLYAGLFSGFFTHLVNKELECIEIQCYSMGENYCKFLLGGKNRIDAASFWLNEGATTRDIEGRLRNGEFLK
- a CDS encoding 4-vinyl reductase, encoding MISVADLIKENRIPSNFFDYNAYVKGDLEIGLLENRRGDRLIAVPDTLISSLYAGLAKETGQASRLVLFNCGKWWGKNFYTRFTESLEEYYSQSLAEMDMITFIQSLKECWITHGWGKFEFDPQYQSQGFILVKTYNSPYVRAIAGNTLPTGYLESGILTSFFTRLTGRELLAVQTSCESLGASCNIYIIGLPERLQIVDSFLAEGLPHETILQRVLK
- a CDS encoding PAM68 family protein, producing MSKPTSERIPFEPNNRSKKSKESKESKKAPSAPVNATKTTPKSTINTNSNTKRNDSLGIPEEVNRRIVRRAALFCGIPTGLGLTTFIVSYFLVSKHIVDLPTSAVVLLSMLFLGIGVIGLSYGAISASWDEGRIGSWWGWEEFKTNFGHLRGAWKSQQQLVKANQETAKTNTKK
- the rpsO gene encoding 30S ribosomal protein S15 — its product is MALLQERKLEIFSEYQKHPTDTGSSDVQVALLTERVTQLTTHLKLHPKDFSSRRSLLKIIGQRKRLLAYVRNQDRAHYKQLIQSLGVRG
- a CDS encoding LuxR C-terminal-related transcriptional regulator codes for the protein MHTTKLSNSSVTLLHPHPYLIVHADEGQQMIPLTNADFWTIGRGYDNSIVLTDKWVSRYHATLQIVGASKNEGFESSMKGDPKNRSNNNESGSFYLVDFGSRNGSFMRGQRITFPILLKSGDRMTIGKTDIDFFSPHKREPHRPASEHMRLFQQPTAPVSRTTLTPSEERVFWQVVQGFTNKEIGKRLQISPRTVQTHLSSIMTKLNLENRSQIVRYAFEQSYRPISSDSGDNTDGSNN
- a CDS encoding YtxH domain-containing protein — protein: MSNGAGKFFGGLIVGTAIGAAVGVLFAPRSGKETRQVLKRSAQDLPQLAEELGSNVQYQADRFTEQAQRTIDEALVRLQEAIATGQEASRKLQEELALSMGSSPNSASTLSEGDHAIEDEE